A window of Fictibacillus halophilus contains these coding sequences:
- the hslV gene encoding ATP-dependent protease subunit HslV — translation MSTFHATTIFAIQHNGKSAMTGDGQVTFGNAVVMKHTAKKVRKLFGGKVLAGFAGSVADAFTLYEKFESKLEEYSGNLQRASVEMAKEWRTDQVLRKLEALLIVMNEEHMLLISGTGEVIEPDDGILAIGSGGNYALAAGRALKNHAPELSAKEIALAALKTAGEICVYTNTEIVLEEL, via the coding sequence ATGTCAACATTTCATGCTACTACAATTTTTGCGATTCAGCATAACGGCAAATCCGCTATGACTGGAGACGGTCAGGTTACGTTCGGCAACGCGGTTGTTATGAAACATACAGCCAAAAAGGTAAGAAAGCTGTTTGGAGGAAAAGTGCTTGCCGGATTTGCGGGCTCGGTTGCAGATGCTTTCACGCTATATGAGAAGTTTGAGAGCAAGTTGGAAGAATATAGTGGTAATCTGCAGCGTGCTTCAGTAGAGATGGCTAAAGAATGGAGAACAGATCAAGTTCTAAGAAAACTTGAAGCTCTATTAATCGTAATGAACGAAGAGCATATGTTATTGATTTCAGGTACTGGTGAAGTAATCGAGCCGGACGACGGGATTCTCGCGATTGGATCAGGTGGTAATTACGCTCTAGCTGCTGGTCGGGCACTGAAGAATCACGCACCTGAACTCTCTGCAAAAGAAATCGCTCTTGCAGCCTTAAAGACTGCTGGCGAAATTTGTGTTTACACGAATACAGAGATTGTTTTAGAAGAATTGTAA
- the hslU gene encoding HslU--HslV peptidase ATPase subunit encodes MNSQLTPRQIVEKLDQYIIGQNDAKKAVAVALRNRYRRSLLDDKLRDEVSPKNILMIGPTGVGKTEIARRLAKLAQAPFIKLEATKFTEVGYVGRDVDSMVRDLVETSVRLVKELKMNDVKDKAEQNANKRLVELLVPGKKTETSFKNPLEMFFGGGNQEQEQKPQQDDAADLRQRRNQMAQKLALGEMEDHLVTVEVEEQNPSMLDMFQGSGIEQVGMNMQDMIGGLMPKKKKKRKLTVREARKVLTQDEAAKLIDMDDVTSEAVYKTEQTGIIFIDEIDKIAGKNQNSADVSREGVQRDILPIVEGSTVMTKYGSIKTDHILFIAAGAFHISKPSDLIPELQGRFPIRVELNSLSVEDFTRILIEPDNAIIKQYKALLSTEGINVEFSDDAIAKIASIAYEVNQDTDNIGARRLHTILERLLEDLSFEAPDISLDQITITPEYVEEKLANIAKNKDLSQYIL; translated from the coding sequence ATGAACAGTCAATTAACTCCAAGACAGATTGTGGAAAAGTTAGATCAGTATATTATAGGTCAAAATGATGCTAAAAAAGCTGTCGCTGTTGCGCTTCGAAATCGCTATAGAAGAAGTTTGCTCGACGACAAGCTGCGTGATGAAGTCTCACCTAAAAATATTCTGATGATCGGACCTACTGGTGTAGGAAAGACAGAGATTGCTAGAAGATTAGCAAAATTAGCTCAAGCTCCTTTCATTAAACTTGAAGCAACTAAATTCACCGAAGTTGGTTATGTTGGACGTGACGTTGATTCAATGGTTCGTGACCTGGTAGAAACTTCAGTAAGACTTGTAAAAGAGTTAAAGATGAATGATGTAAAGGACAAAGCAGAGCAAAATGCCAACAAAAGACTTGTAGAGCTTTTAGTTCCTGGTAAAAAAACAGAAACGAGCTTTAAAAACCCGTTAGAAATGTTTTTTGGTGGCGGTAATCAAGAGCAAGAGCAAAAACCACAGCAAGATGACGCTGCCGACCTTAGACAGAGACGAAACCAAATGGCGCAAAAGCTGGCGCTAGGGGAGATGGAGGATCATCTTGTTACGGTAGAAGTTGAAGAACAGAACCCTTCAATGCTAGACATGTTCCAAGGTTCAGGCATAGAACAAGTAGGAATGAACATGCAGGACATGATCGGCGGTCTTATGCCGAAGAAAAAGAAAAAACGAAAACTCACTGTTCGAGAAGCTCGTAAAGTATTGACACAAGATGAAGCGGCTAAGCTAATCGATATGGACGATGTTACGAGTGAAGCAGTTTACAAGACCGAACAAACAGGTATTATATTTATAGATGAGATCGATAAGATTGCAGGAAAGAACCAAAACTCTGCGGATGTGAGCCGTGAAGGTGTTCAGAGAGACATTCTTCCGATCGTTGAAGGTTCTACGGTAATGACGAAATATGGCTCGATCAAGACAGATCATATCCTCTTTATCGCAGCCGGAGCTTTTCACATTTCAAAACCTTCAGATCTCATTCCAGAGCTACAAGGAAGATTTCCGATCCGAGTTGAACTAAATAGCTTGTCTGTTGAGGATTTTACACGTATATTAATAGAGCCTGATAATGCGATCATAAAACAGTATAAAGCTCTATTGAGTACGGAAGGTATAAATGTTGAATTTTCTGACGATGCTATTGCTAAGATTGCAAGCATTGCCTATGAAGTGAATCAAGACACCGATAATATCGGAGCACGAAGACTTCATACCATATTGGAGCGCTTATTAGAAGATCTATCTTTTGAAGCGCCTGATATCAGCTTAGATCAAATTACCATTACACCCGAGTATGTAGAAGAAAAACTGGCTAACATCGCAAAGAACAAGGATCTGAGCCAATATATATTATAG
- the codY gene encoding GTP-sensing pleiotropic transcriptional regulator CodY, which produces MNLLNKARSINSMLQQTGGKQVNFKEMAETLSTVIEANIFVVSRRGKLLGLALKQEIENERMKKMIEDRQFPTDYTKNLFNITESLSNIDIESDYTAFPVENKDLFSTGLTTIVPIVGGGERLGTLILSRLSTSFEEDDLVLAEYGATVVGMEILREKAEEIEEEARNKAVVQMAISSLSYSELEAIEHIFEELEGNEGLLVASKIADRVGITRSVIVNALRKLESAGVIESRSLGMKGTYIKVLNDKFLLELEKLKTS; this is translated from the coding sequence ATGAATTTATTGAACAAAGCAAGAAGTATCAACTCGATGCTTCAACAAACAGGTGGAAAACAAGTAAACTTTAAAGAGATGGCTGAAACACTTAGCACGGTGATTGAAGCAAATATTTTTGTAGTCAGTCGTCGTGGTAAACTGCTAGGCCTCGCTCTTAAACAAGAAATTGAGAACGAGCGTATGAAGAAGATGATCGAGGATCGTCAATTCCCTACAGATTACACGAAAAATCTTTTCAACATTACGGAATCTCTTTCAAACATTGATATAGAGAGCGATTATACGGCATTTCCTGTTGAAAACAAAGACTTGTTCTCTACAGGATTAACGACGATTGTACCGATCGTAGGTGGTGGTGAAAGATTAGGAACTCTTATTCTTTCTAGACTGTCTACATCTTTCGAAGAAGATGATCTTGTTCTTGCTGAGTATGGTGCTACAGTAGTTGGAATGGAGATCCTTCGCGAGAAAGCGGAAGAAATCGAAGAGGAAGCTCGTAACAAAGCTGTTGTACAAATGGCTATAAGTTCATTATCTTACAGTGAGCTTGAAGCAATCGAACACATTTTTGAAGAATTAGAAGGAAACGAAGGATTACTAGTAGCAAGTAAGATTGCAGACAGAGTGGGCATTACTAGATCTGTAATCGTAAATGCGCTTCGTAAATTAGAGAGTGCTGGTGTAATTGAATCACGTTCTCTAGGTATGAAGGGTACTTATATCAAAGTGTTAAATGATAAGTTCTTGCTTGAACTTGAAAAGCTTAAAACTTCATAA
- the flgB gene encoding flagellar basal body rod protein FlgB produces the protein MDLFSSSVMKNLEMALDGSALKQKTISNNLANVDTPGYKAKETVFNQELKKSLQAHRTDQRHFSFGTESSSSFHVKEKTNTVMNHNGNNVDVDKEMAELAKNQLYYQTLVQRINGKFNSIKMVVKGGR, from the coding sequence GTGGACTTGTTCTCTAGTTCAGTCATGAAAAACCTTGAGATGGCATTAGATGGATCAGCATTAAAACAAAAGACCATTTCAAATAACTTGGCTAATGTGGACACACCTGGATATAAAGCAAAAGAAACTGTTTTTAACCAGGAACTCAAAAAAAGCTTGCAGGCACATCGAACAGATCAGCGTCATTTTTCATTCGGTACTGAATCATCATCTTCTTTTCATGTGAAAGAGAAAACGAATACTGTGATGAATCATAATGGAAATAATGTTGATGTAGATAAAGAGATGGCAGAATTAGCAAAGAATCAGCTTTATTATCAGACACTTGTACAGCGGATTAATGGAAAGTTTAATTCAATTAAGATGGTTGTTAAAGGTGGGAGATAA
- the flgC gene encoding flagellar basal body rod protein FlgC — MGVFDAMNVSASGLTAQRLRMDVASSNMANVDSTRGEFKNGVWEPYRRKMVVLGAGESSFKNMFNKAVNNGKMSGVKVNGVVNDQTPFKTVYQPEHPDANEEGFVQLPNVDPLKEMVDLMSATRSYEANVTALNAAKGMYLKALEIGR, encoded by the coding sequence ATGGGAGTTTTTGATGCAATGAATGTATCGGCATCCGGTTTAACCGCTCAACGGCTTAGAATGGATGTTGCTTCCTCTAATATGGCAAATGTCGATTCGACACGTGGGGAATTTAAAAACGGTGTATGGGAACCGTATCGACGCAAAATGGTCGTGTTAGGTGCGGGTGAATCTAGTTTTAAAAACATGTTTAATAAGGCTGTCAATAATGGGAAAATGTCTGGTGTTAAAGTAAATGGAGTAGTCAATGATCAAACGCCATTCAAAACGGTTTATCAACCTGAACATCCTGATGCGAACGAAGAAGGATTTGTTCAACTTCCAAATGTAGACCCACTAAAAGAGATGGTCGATTTAATGAGTGCAACTCGATCTTATGAAGCAAATGTTACTGCATTAAACGCAGCAAAAGGCATGTACTTAAAAGCATTAGAAATTGGCCGTTAG
- the fliE gene encoding flagellar hook-basal body complex protein FliE, whose product MDKISIGSLQNISNPTSVAKVTPYEAQEDFKSYLKGALDTLSETQAQSNQATQGLMNGNMDNLHQVMITAEKASVTMQTTLEIRNKVVEAYQEIMRMQV is encoded by the coding sequence ATGGACAAAATTTCAATCGGTTCACTTCAGAATATTAGTAACCCTACATCGGTTGCAAAAGTGACACCATATGAAGCTCAAGAAGATTTTAAAAGCTATCTAAAGGGAGCTTTAGATACGTTAAGTGAAACGCAAGCGCAATCTAATCAAGCTACTCAAGGTTTGATGAACGGAAACATGGATAATCTTCACCAAGTGATGATTACTGCCGAAAAAGCAAGTGTAACGATGCAAACGACTCTTGAGATTCGTAATAAAGTTGTTGAGGCCTACCAGGAAATTATGAGGATGCAAGTATAG
- the fliF gene encoding flagellar basal-body MS-ring/collar protein FliF, which yields MKEKWKNIIKQTTERFKARSNVQKGFILGGIFLIIAAFIFVTIMMSTPNLVPLYSNLSPQEAGQIQENLNSKGVANEVQDGGKTILVPEEQVNNLQVQLAAEGLPESGNIDFSYFGEKSGFGITDKEFGVLEREATQTEIASLIKSINGVEDASVMITLPESSVWVNQEEEKASASVVLSLGTGAKLNEDQVKALYHLVSKSVSNLPMENIVITDQYFNYYDLNSVHSTASASKYDEQRKIKQDVERDLQRRVQQMLSTIMGQGKVVATVTTDIDFTEEKREENIVEPVDKENMKGIEVSVERIRETFTGEGAGAGGVAGTGDQEVTNYPGSAAGSNGDYEKVEERINNEVNKIRKEIVESPYEIRDLGIQVMVEPPTPNKPESLPQERLDDIEQILSAIVRTSISKDINGTLSEDDIQEKIFVSAQPFNGKQETSKVSTGIPFWIYIVGGILLIVIVLLIFLLSRKRRTEIETKIEEFEMDEPQESYYVPDVNQEKGSEGTVRKEQLERMAKEKPEEFAKLVRTWLSEE from the coding sequence ATGAAAGAGAAATGGAAAAACATCATCAAGCAAACGACAGAGCGCTTTAAAGCTCGTTCTAATGTACAAAAGGGATTTATTCTCGGAGGAATCTTTCTAATTATCGCAGCTTTTATCTTTGTAACCATCATGATGTCAACACCTAACCTTGTTCCTTTGTATTCAAATCTTTCCCCTCAGGAAGCAGGTCAAATACAAGAGAATTTAAATAGCAAAGGTGTGGCAAACGAAGTACAAGATGGCGGCAAAACCATACTGGTTCCCGAAGAACAAGTGAATAACCTGCAAGTGCAGCTAGCTGCAGAAGGATTGCCTGAAAGCGGAAATATTGATTTCTCATATTTTGGTGAAAAATCAGGTTTTGGAATAACAGACAAAGAGTTTGGTGTTTTAGAAAGAGAAGCGACACAGACAGAGATTGCTAGTTTAATAAAGAGCATCAACGGGGTTGAAGATGCGAGCGTTATGATTACCCTTCCTGAAAGCAGTGTGTGGGTGAACCAAGAAGAAGAAAAAGCTTCAGCATCTGTTGTCCTTTCCTTAGGAACGGGAGCAAAATTAAATGAAGACCAAGTAAAAGCACTCTATCATCTCGTTTCAAAGAGTGTGAGTAACCTTCCTATGGAAAATATAGTTATTACGGATCAATACTTTAATTATTATGATTTGAATTCTGTGCACTCTACTGCTTCAGCTTCAAAATACGATGAGCAAAGAAAGATCAAGCAGGATGTTGAAAGAGACTTACAACGAAGAGTTCAACAGATGTTATCTACCATCATGGGACAAGGTAAAGTAGTTGCTACAGTGACAACAGATATTGACTTTACGGAAGAAAAACGTGAAGAGAATATTGTAGAACCAGTTGATAAAGAAAACATGAAAGGCATCGAAGTAAGCGTTGAGCGAATAAGAGAGACGTTTACTGGAGAAGGTGCAGGAGCAGGTGGAGTCGCAGGAACGGGTGATCAAGAGGTAACTAACTATCCAGGTTCAGCTGCTGGTTCAAACGGAGACTATGAAAAAGTAGAAGAACGTATCAATAACGAAGTGAACAAGATTCGTAAAGAAATTGTGGAAAGTCCTTATGAGATAAGAGATCTAGGTATTCAAGTAATGGTGGAGCCACCAACTCCTAACAAACCAGAATCGTTACCACAAGAGAGATTAGATGATATTGAACAAATATTGAGTGCGATCGTAAGAACAAGCATCTCTAAAGATATTAATGGAACATTATCTGAAGATGATATTCAAGAAAAAATATTTGTATCTGCACAGCCGTTCAACGGCAAACAAGAAACAAGCAAAGTGTCTACAGGTATTCCATTCTGGATCTACATTGTAGGTGGCATCTTATTAATCGTCATTGTTCTATTAATCTTCCTGCTGTCTCGAAAAAGAAGAACAGAGATTGAAACCAAGATTGAAGAATTCGAGATGGATGAGCCGCAAGAGTCTTACTATGTACCTGATGTAAACCAAGAAAAAGGGTCAGAGGGAACAGTTCGTAAGGAACAATTAGAACGAATGGCTAAAGAAAAGCCAGAAGAATTCGCCAAGCTAGTAAGAACTTGGCTTTCAGAGGAGTAA
- the fliG gene encoding flagellar motor switch protein FliG has product MAKGMKELSGKEKAAILVISLGPDVAAQVYKHLSEEEIERLTLQISQVRKVDSTLKDEIITQFHQLALAQDYITQGGIGYAKTVLEKAVGKDEAMQIINRLTSTLQVRPFDFARKADPGQILNFIQNEHPQTIALILSYLDSSQAGQILSELPQEMQADIAKRIALMDRTSPEVINEVEQILERKLSATVTQDFTQAGGVEAVVEVLNGVDRSTERTILDALEIQDPELAEEIKKRMFVFEDIVTLDNRAIQRVIREVQNEDLLLALRASSEEVKEVMFNNMSQRMAENFKEEMEFMGPVRLRDVEEAQSRIVGTIRRLEEAGELVIARGGGDDVIV; this is encoded by the coding sequence ATGGCAAAAGGCATGAAAGAACTATCTGGTAAAGAGAAAGCGGCAATCCTCGTTATCTCTTTAGGTCCTGATGTGGCTGCCCAAGTATATAAACATTTAAGTGAAGAAGAAATTGAGAGATTAACACTTCAAATCTCACAAGTTAGAAAAGTAGATTCAACGTTAAAGGATGAGATTATCACACAATTTCATCAGTTAGCTCTTGCGCAAGATTATATTACCCAAGGTGGAATCGGCTATGCGAAGACGGTACTTGAGAAAGCGGTAGGTAAAGACGAAGCGATGCAGATCATCAATCGTTTGACTTCAACGTTACAAGTAAGGCCGTTTGACTTTGCTCGAAAAGCTGATCCGGGTCAAATATTAAACTTCATTCAAAACGAGCATCCGCAAACGATTGCTCTGATCTTATCTTACTTGGATTCTTCACAGGCTGGTCAAATACTTTCTGAACTTCCGCAAGAGATGCAAGCTGATATTGCGAAAAGGATCGCATTGATGGATCGAACATCTCCTGAAGTGATCAATGAAGTGGAACAGATTTTAGAAAGAAAGTTATCTGCTACCGTTACACAGGATTTCACACAAGCTGGTGGAGTTGAAGCAGTTGTCGAAGTGTTAAACGGTGTAGATCGAAGCACCGAACGGACAATCTTGGATGCGCTTGAAATTCAAGATCCTGAGTTAGCGGAAGAGATCAAGAAACGAATGTTTGTATTTGAAGATATCGTTACACTTGATAATCGCGCAATTCAAAGAGTTATTCGTGAAGTGCAGAACGAGGATCTACTTCTTGCTTTACGTGCATCCAGCGAGGAAGTAAAAGAAGTGATGTTCAATAATATGTCGCAGCGTATGGCTGAGAACTTTAAAGAAGAAATGGAGTTTATGGGACCTGTTCGACTTCGTGATGTTGAAGAAGCTCAGTCTAGAATCGTTGGAACCATCAGAAGACTTGAAGAAGCCGGTGAGCTCGTGATTGCTCGAGGCGGAGGAGATGATGTGATTGTCTAA
- the fliH gene encoding flagellar assembly protein FliH has protein sequence MSKVIKSFHNHNEKAETNEVVIGIQALSIFTTRNLLEDEDEESKVISIKNQAYNLLEEAKSEAASITKEVEEYKAAQIQRLADEEASWKKKLEAAYEQAKNEGYDAGFQNGLEQGHQSWASQLLEVKSFIDTLRSDYHNILSEAEPQMVILAMAAAEKILGEKLQETPETWISIVKQLVKEAREFEEIKLYVPPQWFELTLNYREELKNMLHSTATLFIYPDENLTENGAVIEFPFGKIDATLDVQLKEIREKLLEQLEVSDQ, from the coding sequence TTGTCTAAAGTCATAAAATCTTTTCACAATCACAATGAGAAGGCTGAAACAAATGAAGTTGTAATAGGTATTCAAGCACTCTCAATATTTACAACGAGAAATCTTTTAGAAGATGAGGATGAAGAGTCGAAGGTCATCTCTATAAAAAATCAAGCGTATAACCTGCTTGAAGAAGCTAAGAGCGAAGCAGCTTCTATAACAAAGGAAGTAGAAGAATACAAGGCGGCACAAATACAAAGATTAGCTGACGAAGAGGCTTCTTGGAAAAAGAAGTTGGAAGCGGCTTACGAACAGGCGAAGAATGAAGGATACGATGCTGGCTTTCAAAATGGTTTAGAGCAAGGACACCAAAGCTGGGCTTCGCAATTACTTGAAGTGAAGAGTTTTATTGATACGTTAAGGAGCGACTACCATAACATCTTAAGTGAAGCCGAACCACAGATGGTCATCCTCGCCATGGCAGCGGCGGAAAAAATCTTAGGCGAAAAGCTACAAGAAACACCTGAAACGTGGATTTCTATCGTAAAACAACTTGTAAAAGAAGCTAGAGAGTTTGAAGAGATCAAGCTATACGTTCCACCGCAATGGTTTGAACTCACGCTAAATTACCGTGAAGAACTAAAGAACATGCTTCATTCTACAGCGACTCTTTTCATCTATCCAGACGAGAATTTGACTGAGAATGGTGCAGTAATCGAGTTTCCTTTTGGAAAGATCGACGCAACACTCGACGTCCAGCTAAAAGAGATCAGAGAAAAACTGCTAGAACAACTTGAGGTGTCAGATCAATGA
- the fliI gene encoding flagellar protein export ATPase FliI, whose translation MNVEHMIESLQSIDSYKKYGKVIRVVGLMIESKGPKTSIGDVCYIHTGNNKQRIKAEVVGFQEENVLLMPFTFVKNIAVGSLVEATHRALEIKVGPSLIGKVLDGMGVPLDGSPLPRGLFRYPSENEPPNPMDRPRIHESIQLGIRSIDSLLTVGKGQRVGIFAGSGVGKSTLLGMVARNSTADLNVIALIGERGREVLDFIERDLGEEGLKRSIVIVATSDQPALMRIKGALTATSIAEYFRDQGKNVMLMMDSVTRVAMAQREIGLAVGEPPTTKGYTPSVFAVLPKLLERSGTNKNGTITAFYTVLVDGDDFNEPISDTVRGILDGHFILDRNLANKGQFPAVNILKSISRVMNDIVPKEHRQAAERLRELLSAYVEAEDLINIGAYKRGSSKSVDEAIQMYPNILAFLKQQVDEDVSYEQALERLLIEFGKDEG comes from the coding sequence ATGAACGTGGAACATATGATAGAATCCCTTCAATCAATCGATTCCTATAAGAAATATGGAAAAGTGATTCGGGTTGTGGGGCTAATGATTGAATCTAAAGGACCTAAAACGTCAATCGGTGATGTCTGTTATATACACACGGGGAACAACAAGCAAAGAATCAAAGCAGAAGTAGTTGGCTTTCAGGAAGAGAATGTCTTATTGATGCCATTTACGTTTGTAAAAAATATTGCAGTTGGCAGTTTAGTAGAAGCAACACATCGTGCGTTAGAAATAAAAGTAGGACCTTCTTTGATCGGAAAGGTACTTGATGGTATGGGAGTTCCATTGGATGGCTCTCCTCTGCCTCGCGGGTTGTTTCGTTATCCGTCAGAGAACGAGCCACCGAATCCGATGGATAGACCACGAATTCATGAAAGTATTCAGCTCGGTATTCGGTCGATCGATAGTTTGTTAACGGTTGGAAAAGGCCAGCGGGTGGGTATTTTTGCCGGAAGTGGAGTGGGTAAGAGTACGTTGCTCGGTATGGTGGCACGTAATTCTACAGCTGACCTTAACGTTATCGCTCTAATCGGTGAACGAGGACGCGAAGTTCTTGATTTTATTGAACGAGATCTTGGTGAAGAGGGTTTAAAGCGATCTATTGTAATCGTTGCTACTTCAGATCAACCGGCTTTAATGCGGATAAAAGGGGCACTGACGGCAACGAGCATCGCTGAATATTTTCGAGACCAAGGCAAGAACGTCATGTTGATGATGGATTCGGTAACTCGCGTTGCAATGGCTCAGCGTGAGATCGGGTTAGCTGTTGGAGAACCACCAACAACAAAAGGATACACACCGAGCGTATTCGCGGTTCTTCCGAAATTATTAGAACGTTCTGGAACAAATAAGAACGGAACGATTACAGCTTTTTACACCGTTTTAGTAGATGGAGATGATTTCAACGAACCAATCTCAGATACTGTTCGAGGGATTCTTGATGGACACTTTATCTTAGATCGAAACTTAGCCAATAAAGGGCAGTTTCCTGCAGTAAACATTCTCAAGAGTATTAGCAGGGTTATGAACGATATCGTTCCAAAAGAACATCGGCAAGCTGCTGAACGTCTCCGAGAACTTTTGTCAGCCTACGTCGAAGCAGAAGACTTGATCAACATTGGGGCATATAAGAGGGGATCCTCTAAATCAGTGGATGAAGCGATTCAGATGTATCCTAACATTCTAGCGTTTCTAAAACAGCAAGTAGATGAAGATGTCAGTTATGAACAAGCTCTCGAGCGGCTGTTGATCGAGTTTGGAAAGGATGAAGGTTGA
- the fliJ gene encoding flagellar export protein FliJ: protein MSFHFSMEKVLSVKQKEKESIEQELGEAVHAFESIAEEIYSLLKRKEDIENQSNYTFQQRIVVNDLQNTQRFLLSMTNKIKELQPLLQRARERMQVIQQRLLQQTIEVKKYEKLKERQLSAYKVEVASYENKQNDEFSVLRFAKS, encoded by the coding sequence ATGTCATTCCATTTTTCTATGGAAAAAGTTTTGTCTGTTAAACAAAAAGAGAAAGAATCGATTGAACAGGAATTAGGAGAAGCTGTACATGCGTTCGAAAGCATCGCAGAAGAGATATACAGCCTTCTGAAAAGGAAAGAAGACATCGAGAACCAATCGAATTATACATTTCAGCAGAGAATCGTAGTAAATGATCTGCAGAATACACAGCGTTTTCTGTTATCCATGACGAATAAGATCAAAGAATTACAACCGTTATTACAAAGAGCAAGAGAGAGAATGCAAGTTATCCAACAAAGGTTATTACAGCAGACGATTGAAGTGAAAAAATACGAAAAGCTAAAAGAAAGACAGCTCAGCGCATATAAAGTGGAAGTTGCTTCTTATGAGAATAAGCAGAACGACGAATTTTCAGTATTGCGTTTTGCGAAGTCGTAA
- a CDS encoding MotE family protein, giving the protein MKQNEKSSRMVWFLLVIFVPFVFALTVFGIVLSFMGVDVWEEAKNTGKNIPVIKNVFSEKSEVAVTNNVQENQWKTKLDEQEDYIKILSADLQKKEKEVTDLKSNIALLEKQVEDAETTVKDEENEQLKKLYEAMSAKDAAAVMSEMNNNQIMGILTLLQSETQAAILAKLDAKRAAELTVLMSNKSL; this is encoded by the coding sequence ATGAAACAGAACGAAAAATCCAGCAGAATGGTTTGGTTTTTATTAGTAATCTTCGTACCTTTTGTTTTTGCACTAACCGTATTCGGTATCGTTCTGTCGTTCATGGGAGTGGACGTATGGGAAGAAGCAAAAAACACTGGTAAAAACATACCTGTTATCAAAAATGTTTTTAGCGAAAAGTCCGAAGTAGCTGTAACGAACAATGTTCAAGAGAATCAGTGGAAAACAAAGTTAGATGAACAAGAAGATTACATTAAAATACTATCTGCTGATCTGCAAAAGAAAGAGAAAGAAGTAACAGATCTAAAAAGCAATATTGCCCTATTAGAAAAGCAAGTCGAAGATGCAGAAACAACGGTAAAAGATGAAGAGAATGAGCAATTAAAGAAGTTATATGAAGCAATGTCAGCAAAAGATGCTGCAGCCGTAATGTCGGAGATGAACAACAATCAAATCATGGGCATCCTAACACTTTTACAATCTGAAACGCAGGCTGCGATCCTTGCCAAACTCGATGCAAAACGTGCAGCAGAACTTACGGTACTCATGTCAAACAAGTCTCTATAA